Genomic DNA from Niallia circulans:
TATTTGCTCTGTGACCGCTTGAATTCATCCAGGAAGTAACAACCTGCTGTGCGGTTGTTTGACCTTTTGCAATATTTTCACCAGCAGATTTATAGCTGATTCCATATGCTTTCATCATATCGAAAGGCGATCCATATGTTGGGCTAGTATGGCTGAAATAATTCTTTTGTGCCATATCCATTGATTTATCTCGCGCAACCCTTGATAACTCCCAATTCTCTGTTAAAGGTTTAAGGCCTGCTTTTTGTCTTTCTACATTACAAAGACGAATTACTTCACGCTCCACCGTTTTAACGGAATCGATATTCGGAATGTTCAAAGTTTGGCCAGGATAAATTAGGCTTGGCGTTTTAATTTGGGGGTTTGCTCCAATGATTTCGCGCAATCCGATTTGATATTTAACAGCTATTTTCCACATAGAATCCCCGCTTTTCACTGTATATGTATCAGCAAAAGCCATTGTAGGAATTGCAATTAAACATAGTATTGCCATTAATATCTTTTTCATCTTATCACCTCCTTATCGGTGATAAGATGCGTCTTTTTCGGTAAAAATATACAAA
This window encodes:
- the safA gene encoding SafA/ExsA family spore coat assembly protein; translated protein: MKKILMAILCLIAIPTMAFADTYTVKSGDSMWKIAVKYQIGLREIIGANPQIKTPSLIYPGQTLNIPNIDSVKTVEREVIRLCNVERQKAGLKPLTENWELSRVARDKSMDMAQKNYFSHTSPTYGSPFDMMKAYGISYKSAGENIAKGQTTAQQVVTSWMNSSGHRANILSSSFTQIGVGYYASGHYWTQMFISK